Proteins from one Choloepus didactylus isolate mChoDid1 chromosome 4, mChoDid1.pri, whole genome shotgun sequence genomic window:
- the LOC119533334 gene encoding pre-mRNA-splicing factor SPF27, with protein MAGTGLVAGEVVVDALPYFDQGYEAPGVREAAAALVEEETRRYRPTKNYLSYLTAPDYSAFETDIMRNEFERLAARQPIELLSMKRYELPAPSSGQKNDITAWQECVNNSMAQLEHQAVRIENLELMSQHGCNAWKVYNENLVHMIEHAQKELQKLRKHIQDLNWQRKNMQLTAGSKLREMESTWVSLVSKNYEIERTIVQLENEIYQIKQQHGEANKENIRQDF; from the coding sequence ATGGCGGGCACAGGTTTGGTTGCTGGAGAGGTTGTGGTGGATGCGCTACCCTATTTTGATCAAGGTTATGAAGCACCTGGTGTGCGGGAAGCGGCTGCTGCGCTCGTGGAGGAGGAAACTCGCAGATACCGACCTACTAAGAACTACCTGAGCTACCTCACAGCCCCGGATTATTCTGCTTTTGAAACCGATATAATGAGAAATGAATTTGAAAGACTGGCTGCCCGACAACCAATTGAATTGCTCAGTATGAAACGGTATGAGCTTCCAGCTCCTTCCTCAGGTCAGAAAAATGATATTACTGCATGGCAAGAATGTGTAAACAATTCTATGGCCCAGTTAGAGCATCAGGCTGTTCGAATTGAGAATCTGGAGCTAATGTCACAGCATGGGTGCAATGCCTGgaaagtatataatgaaaatttaGTTCATATGATTGAACATGCCCAGAAAGAGCTCCAGAAGTTAAGGAAACACATTCAAGATTTAAACTGGCAGCGAAAGAACATGCAACTAACAGCTGGATCTAAATTGAGAGAAATGGAGTCAACTTGGGTATCCCTGGTTAGTAAGAATTATGAGATTGAACGGACTATTGTACAACTAGAAAATGAAATCTATCAAATTAAGCAGCAACATGGAgaggcaaacaaagaaaacatcaggcaagacttctga